In Leisingera methylohalidivorans DSM 14336, a single genomic region encodes these proteins:
- a CDS encoding glutamate--cysteine ligase yields the protein MSIPQSGGGPIERHEQLAEYLADGCKPKEDWRIGTEHEKFGFCKDTLKPLPYAGERSIQAVLEGLRDGHGWDPLIEGGNLIGLTKGGANISLEPGGQLELSGAPLETIHETCDEVNAHLRDVKDIADKIGVGFIGLGAAPIWKHEDMPLMPKGRYKLMDSYMQKVGTMGTTMMRRTCTVQVNLDFSTEADMVQKMRVALALQPVANALFANSPFLDGKPNGVKSTRGLVWRNLDDARTGMLPFVFDEGFGFEAWVQYALDVPMYFVYRNGEYINALGMSFRDFLKGELPALPGETPTLSDWADHLTTVFPEARVKKFIEMRGADGGPWRRLCALPAFWVGLTYDQSALDAAWDLVKGWDAETREDLRVAASEQGLQARVGGISMHELAREVVAISESGLKARHKPGAGGLVPDETHFLNALKDSLDSGKVPADELLARYNGAWGEDLSRIYSEFAY from the coding sequence ATGTCCATTCCCCAGTCCGGCGGCGGACCGATCGAACGCCACGAACAGCTTGCCGAATATCTTGCTGATGGCTGCAAGCCCAAGGAAGACTGGCGCATCGGCACCGAGCATGAGAAGTTCGGCTTCTGCAAGGATACGCTGAAGCCGCTGCCCTATGCCGGGGAACGCTCGATTCAGGCGGTGCTGGAAGGGCTGCGCGACGGCCACGGCTGGGATCCGCTGATCGAGGGCGGCAACCTGATCGGGCTGACCAAGGGCGGCGCCAACATCAGCCTGGAACCCGGCGGCCAGCTGGAACTGTCCGGCGCGCCGCTGGAGACCATTCACGAGACCTGTGACGAGGTGAACGCGCACCTGCGCGACGTCAAGGACATCGCCGACAAGATCGGCGTCGGCTTCATCGGTCTGGGGGCGGCCCCGATCTGGAAGCACGAGGACATGCCCTTGATGCCCAAGGGCCGCTACAAGCTGATGGACAGCTACATGCAGAAGGTCGGCACCATGGGCACCACCATGATGCGCCGCACCTGCACCGTGCAGGTGAACCTCGATTTCTCGACCGAGGCCGACATGGTGCAGAAGATGCGGGTGGCGCTGGCGCTGCAGCCGGTGGCCAATGCGCTGTTTGCCAATTCGCCCTTTCTGGACGGCAAGCCCAACGGGGTGAAATCCACCCGCGGGCTGGTCTGGCGCAATCTGGATGACGCCCGCACCGGCATGCTGCCCTTTGTCTTCGACGAGGGCTTCGGCTTTGAGGCCTGGGTGCAGTACGCGCTGGATGTGCCGATGTATTTTGTCTACCGCAACGGCGAATACATCAACGCGCTGGGCATGTCGTTCCGCGACTTCCTCAAGGGCGAGCTGCCGGCCTTGCCGGGTGAAACACCGACCCTGTCCGACTGGGCCGACCACCTGACCACTGTTTTCCCCGAGGCCCGGGTGAAGAAGTTCATCGAGATGCGCGGTGCCGACGGCGGCCCCTGGCGGCGGCTTTGTGCGCTGCCGGCCTTCTGGGTGGGCCTGACCTATGACCAGTCTGCGCTGGATGCGGCCTGGGATCTGGTCAAGGGCTGGGACGCGGAAACCCGTGAAGACCTGCGTGTGGCGGCCTCCGAACAGGGGCTGCAGGCCAGGGTCGGCGGCATCAGCATGCATGAGCTGGCGCGCGAGGTGGTGGCGATTTCGGAGAGCGGCCTGAAAGCCCGGCATAAGCCCGGCGCCGGCGGGCTGGTGCCGGATGAAACCCATTTCCTGAATGCGCTGAAAGACAGCCTGGACAGCGGCAAGGTCCCGGCGGATGAGTTGCTGGCGCGCTATAACGGCGCCTGGGGGGAAGACCTCAGCCGGATCTACAGTGAGTTTGCTTATTGA
- a CDS encoding GGDEF domain-containing protein produces MIPGDSFGDFMLAIRTNGQKWYFVACMTVVSVAVSWAVTGLTAPEGLSRAALVPSTLAPLLIAPVASYWAACRLLEIHVLNEKLMNLAAHDQMTSLYSRDHFFRLIAGLGGNFKGSFLLADIDRFKSINDTHGHQAGDEVIRFVAGVLKAGVQPGGIAARFGGEEFVAWMPDVSLQAAMHKAEEIRQAVGAHALSVGAESLLCSVSIGLGYHDGSRTVEAVLREADEALYAAKNSGRNQVKSTGRM; encoded by the coding sequence ATGATCCCTGGGGACAGCTTCGGGGACTTCATGCTAGCGATCAGAACCAACGGCCAGAAATGGTATTTTGTTGCCTGTATGACTGTTGTTTCCGTGGCTGTGTCCTGGGCGGTGACCGGTCTGACAGCACCCGAAGGGCTGAGCCGGGCGGCCCTGGTGCCTTCGACGCTGGCGCCGCTGCTTATTGCACCTGTTGCCTCATACTGGGCGGCGTGCCGGCTGCTTGAAATCCACGTGCTTAATGAAAAGCTGATGAACTTGGCGGCGCATGACCAGATGACGTCGCTGTACAGCCGCGATCATTTCTTCCGGTTGATCGCCGGGCTGGGCGGTAATTTCAAGGGCAGCTTTCTGCTGGCGGACATCGACCGGTTTAAATCGATCAATGACACACACGGCCATCAGGCCGGCGACGAGGTCATCCGCTTTGTGGCCGGTGTTCTGAAAGCAGGCGTCCAGCCCGGTGGCATCGCGGCCCGCTTTGGCGGCGAGGAGTTTGTCGCCTGGATGCCGGATGTGTCTCTGCAGGCCGCAATGCACAAGGCCGAGGAGATCCGTCAAGCCGTTGGAGCGCACGCCCTGTCCGTTGGGGCTGAGAGCCTTTTATGCTCCGTCTCGATCGGGCTTGGCTATCATGACGGCAGCCGGACGGTTGAGGCAGTGCTGCGCGAGGCGGATGAAGCGCTTTATGCAGCTAAGAACAGCGGCCGCAATCAGGTGAAGTCGACCGGCCGGATGTAA
- a CDS encoding YHS domain-containing (seleno)protein, with protein sequence MNKVKALVSGVALSVALATSAMAAGVELNASSTGLALQGYDPVAYFTVGEPTPGNWKITASHNDAMYRFASEENKAEFEKNPEAYLPAYGGYCAFGAAMGFKFDGDPTLWKIVDDKLYLNLAKDIQTRWEGDIPGFIEKADVNWDDIADKDPAALQAQ encoded by the coding sequence ATGAACAAAGTAAAAGCTCTGGTGAGCGGTGTGGCGCTTTCAGTTGCTCTGGCGACTTCTGCTATGGCCGCTGGCGTAGAACTCAACGCATCCTCAACCGGGCTTGCCCTGCAGGGATACGATCCGGTTGCGTATTTCACCGTCGGGGAACCGACCCCGGGCAACTGGAAAATCACCGCATCCCACAATGACGCGATGTACCGGTTCGCCTCGGAAGAGAACAAAGCCGAATTTGAAAAGAACCCGGAAGCCTATCTGCCGGCATACGGCGGATACTGCGCGTTCGGCGCCGCCATGGGCTTTAAGTTCGACGGCGATCCGACGCTTTGGAAGATTGTCGACGACAAACTGTATTTGAACCTCGCAAAAGACATTCAGACCCGCTGGGAAGGCGACATCCCGGGCTTCATCGAGAAGGCCGATGTGAACTGGGACGATATTGCGGACAAAGACCCGGCCGCGCTGCAGGCGCAATAA
- a CDS encoding LIC10280 family protein — protein MTRALPSRRAILSGLTAFALFAAPACAQSVSGVYRAEGRNPDGSSYSGTVQIQDNDGAVEMQWRIAGQSYSGSGSRNGDVIWVNWGQTHPVVYVRMPSGELHGTWGNGRALERLIP, from the coding sequence ATGACACGTGCATTACCCAGCCGCCGCGCGATCCTGAGCGGGCTGACAGCTTTTGCTCTCTTTGCAGCCCCGGCCTGTGCGCAAAGCGTCAGCGGTGTTTATCGCGCGGAGGGGCGTAACCCCGACGGCAGCAGTTATTCCGGTACCGTGCAGATTCAGGACAATGACGGGGCAGTGGAGATGCAGTGGCGAATTGCCGGCCAATCTTATTCCGGCAGCGGTTCGCGCAACGGTGATGTGATCTGGGTGAACTGGGGTCAGACCCATCCGGTGGTCTATGTACGGATGCCCAGCGGTGAGTTGCACGGCACCTGGGGCAACGGCCGCGCGCTGGAGCGTCTTATTCCGTAA
- the plsY gene encoding glycerol-3-phosphate 1-O-acyltransferase PlsY, whose product MPVLESSAAVMILWAVIGYGLGSVPFGMVVTRLFGLGNLREIGSGNIGTTNVLRTGSKAAAALTLILDGGKGAAAVLLARSLAGEDAAQAAGLMAFLGHCFPVWLGFKGGKGVATFLGLMLALAWPVGIACCLTWLAAAAASRISSMGALVSAASAAVWALVLGYQPVAVLAVLLAAVVLIRHAANIARLRAGTEPRIGQK is encoded by the coding sequence ATGCCTGTTCTGGAAAGCTCTGCCGCGGTAATGATCCTGTGGGCCGTGATTGGCTACGGCCTGGGGTCGGTGCCCTTTGGCATGGTTGTCACCCGGCTGTTCGGGCTGGGCAACCTGCGCGAGATCGGCTCCGGCAATATCGGCACCACAAATGTTCTGCGCACCGGAAGCAAAGCCGCCGCGGCACTGACGCTGATCCTGGATGGCGGCAAGGGCGCGGCGGCGGTGCTGCTGGCCCGCTCCCTGGCCGGCGAAGATGCGGCGCAAGCGGCGGGGCTGATGGCTTTTCTTGGCCATTGTTTCCCGGTCTGGCTGGGTTTCAAGGGCGGCAAAGGGGTTGCCACCTTCCTCGGCTTGATGCTGGCGCTGGCCTGGCCGGTCGGCATTGCCTGCTGCCTGACCTGGCTGGCGGCAGCCGCAGCCAGCCGGATTTCCTCGATGGGGGCGCTGGTCTCGGCAGCTTCGGCAGCAGTTTGGGCATTGGTGCTGGGCTATCAGCCAGTGGCGGTGCTGGCGGTGCTTCTGGCGGCGGTGGTGTTGATCCGCCACGCGGCCAATATCGCACGCCTGCGTGCTGGCACCGAGCCGCGGATCGGCCAGAAGTGA
- the pyrC gene encoding dihydroorotase — MTTLFINARLIDPEAGTDAPGTVLVQNGRIAAVETNAADPDQLLRAHNLRPDEADVADCGGKCLAPGIVDIGVKVCEPGERHKESYKSAGLAAAAGGVTTIVTRPDTTPAIDSPETLEFVTRRAQADTPVNVLPMAALTKGREGREMTEIGFLMDAGAVAFSDCDHVTGNTKVFQRALTYARSCGALVIAHPQEPVLSAGAAATSGKFAALYGLPAVSPMAERMGLDRDIALLEMTGAKYHADQITTARALPALERAKSNGLDITAGTSIHHLTLNELDVAGYRSFFKVKPPLRSEDDRLAVVEAVRTGLIDIISSMHTPQDEESKRLPFEEAAAGAVALETLLPAALRLYHAELLDLPTLFRAMSLNPAKRLGLDSGRLAEGAPADLVLFDPDVPFVLDRFKLRSKSQNTPFDTQRMQGRVEATFVAGEPVYRRD; from the coding sequence ATGACCACTCTCTTCATCAACGCCCGCCTGATTGATCCCGAGGCAGGCACCGATGCGCCTGGCACGGTTCTGGTGCAGAACGGGCGGATCGCGGCAGTTGAAACGAACGCCGCCGATCCTGACCAGCTGCTGCGCGCGCACAACCTCCGGCCGGACGAGGCGGACGTGGCCGACTGCGGCGGCAAATGCCTGGCGCCGGGCATTGTCGATATCGGCGTCAAGGTTTGCGAGCCGGGCGAGCGCCACAAGGAAAGCTACAAATCCGCAGGCCTCGCGGCAGCGGCGGGCGGGGTCACAACCATCGTCACCCGTCCCGACACAACACCTGCTATCGACAGCCCGGAAACACTGGAATTCGTCACCCGCCGCGCCCAGGCCGATACGCCGGTGAACGTGCTGCCGATGGCAGCGCTGACCAAAGGCCGCGAGGGCCGTGAGATGACCGAGATCGGCTTCCTGATGGATGCCGGCGCGGTGGCGTTTTCCGATTGCGACCATGTGACCGGCAATACCAAGGTCTTTCAGCGCGCGCTGACCTATGCCCGCTCCTGCGGCGCCTTGGTCATCGCCCACCCGCAGGAACCGGTGCTGAGCGCCGGAGCCGCCGCCACTTCCGGCAAATTTGCCGCTCTCTACGGGCTGCCGGCCGTCTCTCCGATGGCCGAGCGGATGGGTCTGGACCGCGATATCGCGCTGCTGGAGATGACCGGCGCCAAATATCACGCCGACCAGATCACCACAGCCCGCGCCCTGCCCGCGCTGGAGCGCGCCAAGAGCAACGGTCTCGACATTACTGCAGGCACTTCGATCCACCACCTGACACTGAACGAGCTGGACGTGGCAGGCTACCGCAGCTTTTTCAAGGTGAAGCCGCCGCTGCGCTCCGAGGACGACCGGCTGGCCGTGGTGGAAGCGGTGCGCACAGGTCTGATCGACATCATTTCCTCGATGCACACGCCGCAGGACGAAGAAAGCAAGCGGCTGCCGTTTGAGGAGGCCGCCGCCGGTGCCGTGGCGCTGGAAACCCTGCTGCCTGCGGCGCTGCGGCTTTATCATGCGGAGCTGCTGGACCTGCCAACCCTGTTCCGCGCCATGTCGCTGAACCCGGCAAAACGTCTGGGGCTGGACAGCGGCCGCCTGGCCGAGGGCGCGCCAGCGGATCTGGTGCTGTTCGATCCGGACGTGCCCTTTGTGCTCGACCGCTTCAAGCTGCGCTCGAAGTCGCAGAACACGCCATTTGACACTCAGCGGATGCAGGGCCGGGTTGAGGCCACATTTGTTGCGGGTGAGCCCGTCTACCGGAGGGACTGA
- a CDS encoding aspartate carbamoyltransferase catalytic subunit: MSFEHRHLLGIEPLKPHEITAILDLADEYVALNRRPEKHSDVLAGLTQINMFFENSTRTQASFELAGKRLGADVMNMAMQASSIKKGETLIDTAMTLNAMHPDLLVVRHPHSGAVDLLAQKVNCAVLNAGDGKHEHPTQALLDALTIRRSKGRLHRLNIAICGDIAHSRVARSNLILLGKMENRIRLIGPPTLVPGQFAEFGAEIYDDMREGLKDVDVVMMLRLQKERMDGGFIPSEREYYHRYGLDADKLAQAKPDAIVMHPGPMNRGVEIDGTLADDINRSVIQEQVEMGVAVRMAAMDLLARNLRAERQAKAG; the protein is encoded by the coding sequence ATGTCCTTCGAACACCGCCACCTGCTTGGCATCGAACCGCTGAAACCGCATGAGATCACCGCGATCCTTGATCTGGCTGACGAATATGTCGCCCTGAACCGCCGCCCGGAAAAACATTCCGACGTGCTGGCGGGGCTTACTCAGATCAACATGTTCTTCGAGAATTCCACCCGCACCCAGGCCTCGTTCGAATTGGCAGGCAAACGGCTGGGTGCCGATGTGATGAATATGGCGATGCAGGCGTCCTCGATCAAAAAGGGCGAGACGCTGATCGACACCGCGATGACGCTGAACGCGATGCACCCGGACCTGCTGGTGGTGCGGCATCCGCATTCCGGCGCGGTGGATCTCTTGGCGCAAAAAGTGAACTGCGCAGTGCTGAACGCCGGCGACGGCAAGCATGAGCACCCGACCCAGGCGCTGCTTGATGCGCTGACCATCCGCCGCTCCAAAGGCCGGCTGCACCGGCTGAACATTGCGATCTGCGGCGACATTGCCCACAGCCGTGTCGCCCGCTCCAACCTGATTCTGCTGGGCAAGATGGAAAACCGCATTCGCCTGATCGGCCCGCCGACCCTGGTGCCCGGCCAGTTCGCCGAATTCGGCGCCGAGATCTATGACGACATGCGCGAGGGACTGAAAGACGTCGACGTTGTGATGATGCTGCGGCTGCAGAAGGAACGTATGGACGGCGGTTTCATCCCGTCGGAGCGCGAATACTATCATCGCTACGGCCTCGACGCCGACAAGCTGGCACAGGCGAAACCCGACGCCATCGTCATGCACCCCGGTCCGATGAACCGCGGGGTCGAGATCGACGGGACGCTCGCCGACGACATCAACCGCTCGGTCATTCAGGAGCAGGTCGAGATGGGCGTTGCGGTGCGGATGGCGGCAATGGATCTGCTGGCCCGCAACCTGCGCGCCGAACGGCAGGCAAAAGCGGGGTAA
- a CDS encoding uracil-DNA glycosylase has protein sequence MESALDYWSARALLEWQAELGATEALCDEPIDRYALEQAAPKPKPGAAPAPPPKPKEVDPVDAALKAAKGAASLPALRDALEGFSHCDLKRGARNLVFSDGQAGARVMIIGEAPGRDEDLQGKPFAGRDGQLLDKMLEAIGLSRAESVYLTNVLPWRPPQNRDPLPVEIAMLAPFLERHVALAEPEILVLMGNISCQAVLGKRGITRLRGQWDQAWGKPVMPMFHPGYLLRQPQQKRLAWGDLLELKARLGALS, from the coding sequence ATGGAATCGGCATTGGATTACTGGAGCGCCCGGGCGCTGTTGGAGTGGCAGGCGGAGCTTGGCGCGACCGAAGCGCTGTGCGACGAACCAATCGACCGGTATGCGCTGGAACAGGCGGCACCCAAGCCGAAACCGGGGGCAGCGCCTGCGCCGCCGCCCAAGCCCAAGGAGGTTGATCCGGTCGATGCGGCCCTTAAAGCCGCCAAAGGGGCCGCGTCATTGCCTGCCTTGCGTGATGCCCTGGAGGGGTTCAGCCACTGCGACCTGAAACGCGGCGCGCGCAATCTGGTGTTCTCGGACGGCCAGGCGGGCGCGCGGGTGATGATCATCGGCGAAGCACCGGGGCGCGATGAGGATCTGCAGGGCAAACCGTTCGCGGGCCGGGACGGGCAGCTGCTGGACAAGATGCTGGAGGCGATCGGGCTATCACGTGCCGAGAGCGTCTATCTTACCAATGTGCTGCCCTGGCGGCCGCCTCAGAACCGCGATCCGCTGCCCGTGGAGATCGCCATGCTGGCCCCGTTCCTGGAGCGGCATGTGGCACTGGCAGAACCGGAAATTCTGGTCTTGATGGGCAATATCAGCTGCCAGGCAGTCCTGGGCAAGCGCGGCATTACCCGGCTGCGCGGGCAATGGGATCAGGCCTGGGGCAAGCCGGTGATGCCGATGTTCCACCCTGGCTATCTGCTGCGTCAGCCGCAGCAGAAGCGGCTGGCCTGGGGGGATCTGCTGGAGCTGAAGGCACGGCTGGGCGCCCTGTCCTGA
- a CDS encoding metallophosphoesterase family protein has product MKILAFSDLHLSSSHAAEIVAASAGADLVIGAGDFCNMRQGMDRAVAMLAGLKVPMVAVPGNGESAGELRAAGFPSTTVLHGEGMEFESLRLFGLGYGVPETPFGSWSCDLSEVQAAAMLAACDHADILISHSPPKGLGDVTSGGLSVGSTAVRAAAERIQPQLLLCGHVHDCWGFRGSIGRTQVANLGPGVTWFEVAG; this is encoded by the coding sequence ATGAAGATTCTCGCATTTTCGGATCTGCATCTGTCAAGCAGCCATGCGGCGGAGATCGTGGCGGCCAGTGCAGGCGCTGATCTGGTGATCGGTGCAGGCGATTTTTGCAACATGCGCCAGGGAATGGACCGGGCGGTGGCGATGCTGGCGGGTCTGAAGGTGCCGATGGTGGCGGTTCCCGGCAATGGCGAAAGCGCCGGTGAACTGCGTGCGGCGGGGTTTCCCAGCACAACCGTGCTGCATGGCGAGGGAATGGAATTTGAGAGCCTGCGTCTGTTCGGCCTGGGCTACGGCGTGCCGGAAACACCCTTTGGCAGCTGGTCCTGCGACCTGAGCGAGGTTCAGGCGGCGGCGATGCTGGCAGCCTGTGATCATGCGGACATTCTGATTTCGCACTCGCCGCCCAAGGGGCTCGGGGATGTCACCTCGGGCGGGCTGTCCGTGGGCTCCACGGCGGTCAGGGCAGCGGCGGAGCGGATCCAGCCGCAGCTGCTGCTCTGCGGCCATGTGCATGATTGCTGGGGCTTCCGCGGCAGCATCGGCAGGACGCAGGTGGCCAATCTCGGCCCCGGCGTCACCTGGTTCGAGGTGGCGGGATGA
- a CDS encoding LysE family translocator translates to MIDPLSLLAFVPAALALNLTPGADMMFCLGQGLRSGRRAALAASAGITAGCMVHVVLAGLGLGALVAAVPGLFDVIRWAGVGYLLYLAWGAWRGGRAAATGTAAPAARAFRAGFVVNLTNPKVILFVLAFIPQFVVPGAGPVLGQFLIYGAVLSLGGFFINGLAGIFAGQAGGRLTGSPVFARWLGRVSGTIFAALAVRLAIMERV, encoded by the coding sequence ATGATCGATCCTCTCAGCCTTCTGGCCTTTGTCCCGGCGGCGCTGGCGCTGAACCTGACACCTGGCGCCGACATGATGTTCTGTCTCGGCCAGGGGCTGCGCTCGGGGCGCAGGGCGGCGCTTGCAGCCAGTGCCGGCATCACCGCGGGCTGCATGGTGCATGTGGTGCTGGCCGGGCTGGGTCTTGGCGCCCTGGTGGCGGCGGTGCCGGGGCTGTTCGACGTGATCCGCTGGGCCGGCGTGGGCTATCTCCTGTATCTTGCGTGGGGCGCGTGGCGCGGCGGACGCGCCGCCGCAACCGGGACTGCGGCGCCCGCCGCACGGGCCTTTCGCGCGGGATTCGTCGTCAACCTGACAAACCCCAAGGTGATCCTCTTTGTGCTGGCCTTCATTCCGCAGTTCGTGGTGCCCGGCGCCGGGCCGGTGCTGGGGCAATTCCTGATCTATGGCGCGGTGCTGTCGCTGGGCGGCTTTTTCATCAACGGGCTGGCCGGCATCTTCGCCGGGCAGGCGGGGGGCAGGCTCACCGGTTCGCCGGTCTTCGCGCGTTGGCTGGGCCGGGTGTCGGGGACGATTTTTGCAGCGCTGGCCGTGCGGCTGGCCATCATGGAAAGGGTGTGA
- the moaB gene encoding molybdenum cofactor biosynthesis protein B, with protein sequence MSRIDETKDFIPVRIAVLTVSDSRKLEDDRSGQVLVDRLRDAGHTLADRKIIPDERTEIAAQLRAWIANREVDVVISTGGTGLTGRDVTVEAHRDVYEKEIEAFGTVFTLVSMQKIGTSAVQSRATGGVAGGTYLFALPGSPGACKDGWDEILSKQLDYRHRPCNFVEIMPRLEEQLRRK encoded by the coding sequence ATGTCCCGGATTGACGAAACCAAGGACTTTATCCCGGTCCGCATTGCGGTGCTGACGGTGTCGGACAGCCGCAAGCTGGAGGATGACCGTTCGGGCCAGGTGCTGGTGGACCGGCTGCGGGATGCGGGCCACACCCTTGCCGACCGCAAGATCATTCCCGACGAGCGGACCGAGATCGCCGCACAGCTGCGCGCCTGGATTGCCAACCGGGAGGTGGATGTGGTGATTTCAACCGGCGGCACCGGGCTGACCGGGCGGGATGTCACGGTGGAAGCGCACCGCGATGTCTATGAAAAAGAGATCGAGGCCTTCGGCACCGTTTTCACCCTGGTCTCGATGCAGAAGATCGGCACCAGCGCAGTGCAGTCGCGCGCCACCGGCGGGGTCGCGGGCGGCACCTATCTGTTTGCGCTGCCCGGCAGCCCCGGCGCCTGCAAGGACGGCTGGGACGAAATCCTGTCGAAACAGCTCGATTACCGCCACCGGCCCTGCAATTTCGTGGAAATCATGCCCAGATTGGAGGAACAACTGCGCCGGAAGTAA
- a CDS encoding efflux RND transporter periplasmic adaptor subunit — MRFLRQSVTGVFLAAVTAALLLYAGQLIFSAIDAQLNAEKKTPPVRERVFAVNVVTADLQTVAPELTAFGRVESRRALELRTAVAGRVVHLSEGFEDGGAVRAGEVLVQIDPADAQAALDRAEADMMDARAEERDAARALILAQDELQATQDQAQLRQRAFQRQVDLQERGVGTAATVETAEFAAVQARQAVISRRQAVSQAEARADQAATRVARAQIALDEARRELDDTTIRAGFDGTLQAVNLVQGRLVSANEKLADLVDPDLLEAAFRVSTAQYARLLDAGGDLLQAPVRVTLDAAGAGLSATGQISRASGAAGDGQTGRLVYARLQAAPGFEPGDFVTVKVTEPEVAAVARVPASALGADGSILVLGAGDRLEALAVELVRRQGDDVLIRGSGLEGREVVTGRTPLLGAGIKVRPLRQGAAARPLPELIELSDERRARLVALVEGNSRMPSEMKARMLQQLAEAKVPAQLVSRIETRMGG; from the coding sequence ATGCGCTTTTTGCGTCAGAGTGTGACTGGGGTGTTCCTGGCGGCCGTAACGGCGGCGCTGCTGCTTTATGCCGGGCAGCTGATTTTCAGTGCGATTGATGCACAGCTGAATGCGGAGAAAAAGACGCCGCCAGTGCGCGAGCGGGTGTTTGCGGTCAATGTGGTGACGGCGGATCTGCAGACTGTGGCGCCGGAGCTGACGGCCTTTGGCCGGGTGGAAAGCCGCCGCGCACTGGAGCTGCGCACGGCGGTGGCGGGCCGGGTTGTGCACCTGTCTGAAGGTTTCGAGGACGGCGGCGCGGTCCGCGCCGGCGAGGTGCTGGTGCAAATCGATCCGGCGGATGCGCAAGCCGCGCTGGACCGGGCTGAGGCTGACATGATGGATGCCCGCGCCGAGGAACGCGATGCCGCCCGGGCGCTGATCCTGGCGCAGGACGAGTTGCAGGCCACCCAGGACCAGGCGCAATTGCGCCAGCGGGCGTTTCAGCGGCAAGTGGACCTGCAGGAGCGCGGTGTCGGCACCGCTGCCACCGTGGAAACAGCAGAATTTGCGGCGGTTCAGGCGCGCCAGGCGGTGATCTCGCGCCGTCAGGCCGTCAGCCAGGCCGAAGCGCGCGCCGATCAGGCCGCAACCCGTGTGGCCCGGGCGCAAATCGCGCTGGACGAGGCACGGCGCGAGCTGGACGATACCACGATCAGGGCGGGCTTTGACGGGACCTTGCAAGCCGTGAACCTGGTGCAGGGACGGCTGGTTTCAGCCAATGAAAAGCTGGCGGATTTGGTTGACCCGGATCTGCTGGAGGCAGCGTTCCGGGTCTCGACCGCGCAATACGCACGGCTGCTCGACGCTGGCGGCGATCTGCTGCAGGCGCCGGTGCGGGTGACACTGGATGCGGCCGGGGCGGGACTCAGCGCCACGGGGCAGATTTCCCGCGCCAGCGGCGCTGCCGGCGACGGGCAGACCGGGCGGCTTGTTTATGCCCGGCTGCAGGCCGCGCCGGGGTTTGAGCCGGGCGATTTTGTCACGGTGAAAGTGACTGAGCCCGAGGTCGCGGCGGTGGCCCGTGTTCCGGCCTCGGCGCTGGGCGCGGATGGGTCTATTCTGGTGCTGGGCGCCGGCGACCGGCTGGAGGCATTGGCGGTTGAGCTGGTGCGCCGTCAGGGCGACGACGTGCTGATCCGCGGATCGGGACTGGAGGGGCGCGAGGTTGTGACCGGCCGCACACCGCTTCTGGGGGCTGGCATCAAAGTGCGTCCGCTGCGCCAGGGCGCCGCGGCACGGCCGCTGCCCGAGCTGATCGAACTGAGCGATGAGCGCCGGGCAAGACTGGTGGCCTTGGTGGAAGGCAACAGCCGGATGCCCTCGGAGATGAAGGCCAGGATGCTGCAGCAGCTGGCCGAGGCCAAGGTGCCCGCGCAATTGGTCTCCCGGATTGAAACCCGGATGGGAGGCTGA